A genome region from Anastrepha ludens isolate Willacy chromosome 3, idAnaLude1.1, whole genome shotgun sequence includes the following:
- the LOC128858398 gene encoding uncharacterized protein LOC128858398, translated as MLLKIQLICFLALLVKAQNSIEQLSAEPSSEVLFETSHKRPDESEFQTSHKIPRHTFLPDSDLLQSAMNLLPTKERPELNPVLSALINEDVMKSIEAKRAIEKEELEQIKAELDAARKQEEEVENADVTYGVLTTASPVKKVALDEDINVGFVDQAINLDAAGSENNKKSRIEIKKGPNGQDYEYEYVYYYEDEDDAKPSESPAKTDSSERGKSRYSNIERTTAAPTGNSLVSNKAKGRSSSISDSTGDDVEAERLPANTRFPSRGKNVDAQPTPALDSLENAAEKKKISVKRPSLELVDSATFNTDEKQVKGIRNSDTETKSAIAIEQEQAAAAAAQAAEKKEAEEKQRRQPTVGSDEENVTVKNLDNEEVEQTTLSMEKAALDLYAILANENFNMDMTTDADTEVTTVLPDTTNSDDETMTTLVEEEPSSTTTTTTTTTTEATTTTTTTTTTTPAPSLFGGKRPGLNSPGRNRFKLNKGGKSETSTTTTTEAPAEAPKTGKNRFSRPSIGGRARPGARTTTAAPAPAEEEEEVAAPKEVKPVSSGFGRNRPRNRFNLRSTTTTEKSASADSEDANEEAVSSTTARSLRGGRPTLGLRGRSRTTTAKPAADSEHKEEEAAASGNEEKPAPAPAKPASRFARPGANRLLPRGKLARTTEAPTADDSAADSSHHNDVKGEANGEENAEKAAEAEAKPAAPHGLTRLKSRPQLHKTENAKPKAAPAPVAPRKVNPLLAKRRLQLGHSTTEAPADEDNATAAEDSKTEEESAPIAASADAPADADSAKDETDDDTETTTKQQARGLGLLTQRRRLPLRKPGTIL; from the exons TCAATTGATATGCTTTTTGGCGTTGCTGGTCAAGGCGCAGAACTCCATCGAACAGCTGTCAGCAGAGCCGTCGAGTGAAGTACTTTTTGAAACCTCTCACAAACGTCCTGATGAAAGTGAATTCCAAACATCACATAAAATTCCAAGGCATACTTTTTTGCCAGATTCTGATTTATTGCAGAGTGCCATGAATTTGTTACCAACAAAGGAACGCCCAGAACTGAATCCGGTTTTAAGTGCGCTCATCAATGAGGATGTCATGAAAAGCATCGAGGCCAAGCGTGCCATTGAGAAGGAGGAGTTGGAGCAAATTAAAGCTGAGCTAGACGCAGCGCGTAAGCAAGAAGAAGAGGTCGAAAATGCCGATGTCACTTACGGTGTGTTGACTACAGCGTCGCCCGTTAAGAAGGTTGCACTCGATGAGGACATAAATGTAGGTTTCGTCGATCAGGCCATTAACTTGGATGCTGCCGGTtcggaaaataacaaaaaatcacgcattgaaatcaaaaaaggacCAAATGGTCAAGATTACGAATATGAATACGTGTACTACTATGAAGACGAAGATGATGCCAAACCATCGGAGTCACCAGCTAAAACCGATTCAAGTGAACGTGGCAAGTCTCGTTACAGCAACATTGAGCGCACCACTGCGGCGCCAACTGGTAATAGTCTCGTAAGCAACAAGGCTAAGGGTCGCTCATCAAGCATATCGGATAGCACTGGTGATGACGTTGAAGCCGAACGGCTACCTGCCAATACACGTTTCCCCAGCCGAGGCAAAAACGTTGATGCGCAACCAACACCCGCTTTGGATTCGCTTGAGAACGCAGccgaaaagaagaaaattagcgTAAAACGGCCCAGCTTGGAATTAGTTGACAGTGCAACCTTCAACACGGACGAGAAACAAGTGAAGGGCATCCGGAACAGTGACACCGAAACGAAATCGGCGATCGCCATTGAGCAAGAACAAGCAGCCGCAGCAGCAGCTcaagcagctgagaagaaggagGCCGAGGAGAAGCAACGACGTCAGCCTACTGTCGGCAGTGATGAGGAAAATGTGACTGTTAAGAATTTGGATAATGAGGAAGTAGAACAAACAACTTTATCAATGGAGAAGGCAGCATTGGATCTGTATGCGATTTTAGCGAATGAAAACTTTAACATGGACATGACCACTGATGCTGATACAGAGGTTACAACTGTGCTGCCAGATACCACAAATTCCGATGACGAGACCATGACCACTTTGGTCGAAGAAGAACCCAGCTCAACTACAACCACCACCACAACAACCACCACTGAAGCGactaccacaacaacaactaccacCACAACCACACCGGCGCCATCGCTGTTCGGTGGCAAACGGCCTGGCTTAAATTCTCCCGGACGTAACCGTTTCAAGTTGAACAAGGGCGGCAAAAGCGAAACTAGCACGACGACAACAACAGAAGCACCAGCGGAGGCACCCAAAACAGGcaaaa ATCGTTTCTCACGTCCATCAATCGGCGGACGAGCGCGCCCTGGAGCACGTACCACAACCGCTGCGCCAGCGCCAGCCGAAGAGGAGGAGGAAGTAGCCGCACCCAAAGAAGTCAAGCCAGTGAGCTCAGGTTTTGGTCGTAACCGAC CAcgcaaccgcttcaacctacgCAGCACAACCACCACCGAAAAATCGGCCAGCGCTGACAGCGAGGATGCTAATGAGGAAGCTGTATCCAGCACGACGGCGCGTTCGCTGCGCGGCGGTCGCCCAACATTGGGTCTGCGCGGTCGCAGTCGTACTACAACCGCCAAACCAGCCGCAGATAGTGAGCACAAGGAAGAAGAAGCGGCAGCTAGTGGCAACGAAGAGAAACCAGCGCCTGCACCAGCGAAACCAGCATCACGATTTGCACGCCCCGGCGCCAATCGGCTATTGCCACGTGGTAAGCTGGCGCGTACCACTGAAGCACCTACAGCTGATGATTCCGCAGCCGACAGTAGTCATCACAATGATGTGAAAGGTGAAGCGAATGGCGAAGAGAATGCAGAAAAAGCGGCAGAGGCAGAAGCTAAGCCCGCAGCACCACATGGACTGACTCGTCTGAAGTCGCGTCCACAACTGCACAAGACTGAGAACGCCAAGCCAAAGGCGGCACCAGCGCCAGTGGCGCCACGCAAAGTCAATCCACTATTGGCTAAGCGACGTCTGCAACTGGGACACTCCACAACGG AAGCGCCCGCTGATGAGGATAACGCCACCGCTGCCGAAGATTCGAAAACGGAAGAGGAGAGCGCACCAATCGCTGCTTCCGCTGATGCGCCTGCCGATGCTGACAGTGCCAAGGATGAAACTGACGATGATACAGAAACAACAACGAAACAGCAGGCACGCGGTTTGGGACTACTAACGCAAAGAAGGCGTCTGCCACTGCGCAAACCCGGCACTATCCTGTAA